One genomic segment of Roseovarius carneus includes these proteins:
- a CDS encoding FliM/FliN family flagellar motor switch protein: protein MSERDGNTVILRKARSGRAEHQARGMSPSKALRLALAQTADALYDMPVAVAAVEQVEISQTGLDRELGGGGLLILLDGPDGARGALRMDLGLLGALIEVQTTGRVSGRATADRAVTRTDAAISAPLIDAMLARFEAQLREETPAHWAQEFRYGVMMEDVRGMQLALTAPAFHVLRLMVETGDVAQPGALTLILPAPPETPEADDPKQEAVLARTLEACAMGVPVRLEAVLGRIKMPLGEVCRLKPGDTLPVALDKPMRIWLEASEKHVVAMAHLGQSDGLRAVRLLLPQSERAALPTEVAEEAPSRIAPKRVAPDVEDAALSEPGAAPPEPSPSDMKAFADQLSE, encoded by the coding sequence ATGAGCGAGCGAGACGGCAATACGGTCATCCTTCGCAAGGCGCGTAGCGGTCGGGCGGAGCATCAGGCCCGTGGCATGTCCCCGTCCAAGGCGCTGCGGCTGGCGCTCGCTCAAACTGCTGATGCGCTCTATGACATGCCCGTGGCCGTCGCCGCGGTGGAACAGGTGGAGATTTCGCAAACGGGGCTCGACCGGGAGCTTGGCGGTGGCGGCCTTTTGATCCTGCTCGATGGTCCGGACGGCGCGCGCGGGGCTTTGCGGATGGATCTGGGGCTTCTTGGGGCGTTGATTGAGGTGCAGACAACGGGCCGGGTGTCTGGGCGCGCCACCGCTGATCGTGCCGTGACGCGCACGGATGCCGCGATTTCCGCGCCGCTTATTGATGCGATGCTCGCCCGGTTCGAGGCACAGCTTCGCGAAGAGACGCCCGCGCATTGGGCGCAGGAGTTCAGGTATGGCGTGATGATGGAGGATGTGCGCGGGATGCAGCTTGCCCTCACCGCGCCGGCGTTTCATGTGCTGCGCCTGATGGTTGAGACGGGGGATGTGGCCCAACCCGGCGCGCTGACCCTGATCCTGCCCGCGCCGCCGGAGACCCCCGAGGCGGATGACCCGAAGCAAGAGGCGGTTCTGGCCCGCACGCTGGAGGCTTGCGCGATGGGCGTGCCTGTGCGGCTTGAGGCCGTGCTGGGCCGGATAAAGATGCCGCTGGGCGAGGTTTGTAGGCTTAAGCCCGGCGATACGCTGCCTGTGGCGCTGGACAAGCCGATGCGCATATGGCTGGAGGCCAGCGAGAAACATGTGGTTGCAATGGCGCATCTTGGTCAGTCGGACGGGCTGCGCGCTGTGCGGTTGCTGCTGCCCCAAAGCGAGCGGGCGGCGCTGCCCACCGAGGTGGCGGAGGAGGCCCCGTCGCGCATAGCACCCAAACGTGTCGCACCGGATGTAGAAGACGCGGCCCTATCCGAGCCGGGCGCGGCACCCCCTGAACCAAGCCCATCGGACATGAAGGCCTTCGCAGATCAGCTCTCGGAATAG